Proteins from a genomic interval of Acinonyx jubatus isolate Ajub_Pintada_27869175 chromosome B4, VMU_Ajub_asm_v1.0, whole genome shotgun sequence:
- the ATXN7L3B gene encoding ataxin-7-like protein 3B, whose translation MEEISLANLDTNKLEAIAQEIYVDLIEDSCLGFCFEVHRAVKCGYFYLEFAETGSVKDFGIQPVEDKGACRLPLCSLPGESGNGPDQQLQRSPPEFQ comes from the coding sequence ATGGAGGAAATTTCGTTGGCTAACCTGGATACTAACAAGCTAGAGGCCATCGCTCAGGAGATATACGTAGACCTAATAGAGGATTCTTGTTTGGGCTTCTGCTTTGAGGTGCATCGGGCAGTCAAGTGTGGCTACTTCTACCTGGAGTTCGCAGAAACTGGTAGCGTGAAGGATTTTGGCATTCAGCCTGTGGAAGATAAAGGAGCGTGCCGCCTTCCGCTTTGCTCCCTTCCCGGAGAATCTGGGAATGGGCCTGATCAGCAGCTGCAACGCTCACCCCCAGAATTCCAGTAG